In Bacillus sp. FJAT-45037, the following are encoded in one genomic region:
- a CDS encoding diguanylate cyclase gives MLDIDYFKNINDTYGHLCGDDVIRHITLISRDNNVVNVFLKGKRQKNTSLVESNTHRRASGFYFLKSFLFLTRIVIE, from the coding sequence ATGTTGGATATCGATTATTTTAAGAATATAAATGATACATACGGTCATCTATGTGGTGACGATGTTATAAGACACATAACACTTATTAGTAGAGATAACAATGTAGTTAACGTATTTTTAAAAGGTAAGCGTCAGAAAAATACGAGTTTGGTGGAAAGTAATACGCACAGAAGGGCTTCAGGTTTTTACTTCCTGAAGTCTTTCTTATTTCTTACCAGGATTGTTATTGAATGA
- a CDS encoding copper amine oxidase has product MTLKKRSLLAVPLSLALLMPTATFAQGGEDHSHEGKTYAMEASTSTPAAELRITLDTALTEHAFLAIETMRKGADGADDFEQASTALLANSDDIAAAVSSVYGEENGAAFLEIWNSHIQYFVDYVVATGEGDQEGIDQALAELEEYKVEQAEFFATATEDRLPQAALEEGLTMHVNQLLEVFDAYVAGDFETAYTGERESIHHMSMFAEQLSVAIADQFPDTFEGTSPDTPAVDLRAQLNYVFTEHAGLAAMAMQDGADGAESFDKASAALIANADDLSAAVASVYGEEAGAQFSEIWNSHIGYFVDYVVATGEEDAEGQEQAKAELNEYIVEQAAFLDTATEGRVPADALEEGLTAHVGQLLTAFDSYVVGDYETSYNSIREAYAHMTMPAAGLSEAIVDQFPEQFAGIEMPEEMPKTGMGGASDSSLMSYVWILAGLMLAALTTTVALRTRKQ; this is encoded by the coding sequence ATGACATTGAAAAAAAGAAGTTTACTAGCGGTACCACTTAGTTTGGCACTACTTATGCCGACAGCTACATTTGCACAGGGTGGTGAAGATCATTCACACGAGGGTAAAACGTATGCGATGGAAGCAAGCACATCAACTCCAGCTGCTGAACTTCGCATTACCCTTGATACGGCTTTAACGGAACATGCTTTCCTAGCTATTGAAACGATGAGAAAAGGGGCTGATGGCGCTGATGATTTTGAACAGGCATCCACTGCTCTTCTAGCTAACTCAGATGATATCGCTGCTGCTGTATCTTCTGTCTATGGTGAAGAAAATGGAGCTGCATTTCTTGAGATTTGGAACTCTCACATTCAGTATTTCGTAGATTATGTAGTAGCTACTGGTGAAGGTGACCAAGAAGGAATCGACCAAGCGCTTGCTGAATTAGAAGAATACAAAGTGGAACAAGCTGAGTTCTTCGCAACAGCTACAGAAGATCGTTTGCCACAAGCAGCTCTTGAAGAAGGTTTGACTATGCATGTTAATCAACTACTAGAAGTATTTGATGCTTATGTTGCTGGTGATTTTGAGACAGCATACACAGGTGAAAGAGAATCAATCCACCATATGAGCATGTTTGCTGAACAGCTATCTGTTGCGATTGCTGACCAATTCCCAGATACATTTGAAGGAACAAGCCCTGATACACCGGCTGTTGACCTTCGCGCTCAATTAAACTATGTATTTACTGAACATGCTGGACTCGCTGCTATGGCGATGCAAGATGGCGCTGACGGAGCTGAAAGTTTTGACAAGGCATCTGCTGCTTTAATTGCAAATGCTGATGATTTATCTGCTGCCGTTGCTTCTGTGTATGGTGAGGAAGCTGGAGCTCAATTCTCAGAAATATGGAATTCTCACATCGGATACTTTGTTGATTACGTTGTAGCAACTGGTGAAGAAGATGCTGAAGGACAAGAACAAGCGAAAGCTGAGCTTAATGAATATATCGTTGAACAAGCTGCATTCCTTGATACTGCAACTGAAGGACGTGTGCCAGCTGACGCTCTTGAAGAAGGTTTAACTGCTCACGTTGGACAATTACTTACTGCATTTGATTCATATGTTGTTGGGGACTATGAAACCTCTTACAACTCAATTCGTGAAGCTTATGCTCATATGACAATGCCTGCTGCAGGTCTATCAGAAGCCATTGTTGATCAATTCCCAGAACAATTTGCTGGTATTGAAATGCCAGAAGAAATGCCGAAAACAGGTATGGGTGGAGCCTCTGATTCATCATTAATGTCTTATGTATGGATCCTTGCTGGACTCATGCTTGCTGCCCTTACAACAACTGTGGCTTTACGTACTCGCAAACAATAA
- a CDS encoding methyl-accepting chemotaxis protein, which yields MRELVESIHVSVEQVNDSAESLSAVSEETIASSEEVANAIGEVASGSTQQAEDVDEAKDLTIQLSSQIETVERHSSDLVELSTRATVENQKGAAQVTLLQDKTKAFNTVIENVEGVVHTLASRIKEVEQVINTINDISNQTNLLALNASIEAARAGESGRGFAVVADEVRKLAEQTSEATKKVRHTIEGIETETSRVVHEVQSTKIINAEQNAAVESTEQSFNEIELVVGDITRAIDFIKNEVQQMNERKDLVVASIENVAAISQQSAAAAEEVTASTEEQMRALSTVSESADMLSDASELLTERMKRFKV from the coding sequence ATGCGTGAGCTCGTTGAATCTATTCATGTATCTGTTGAACAAGTCAATGATTCAGCCGAAAGTTTAAGTGCGGTATCTGAAGAAACGATCGCTTCAAGTGAAGAAGTCGCGAATGCGATTGGTGAGGTAGCCTCTGGCTCTACCCAACAAGCAGAAGATGTAGATGAAGCTAAAGACTTAACGATCCAACTTTCTAGTCAAATTGAGACTGTTGAACGCCATTCTTCAGATCTTGTTGAGCTATCAACTAGAGCAACTGTTGAAAACCAAAAAGGTGCTGCACAAGTAACCTTGCTTCAAGATAAAACGAAAGCCTTTAATACTGTAATTGAAAATGTCGAAGGTGTCGTGCATACACTCGCTTCTCGTATTAAAGAAGTGGAACAAGTGATTAACACCATCAATGACATTTCAAACCAAACCAACTTACTAGCGCTTAATGCTAGTATCGAAGCTGCTCGTGCTGGTGAGAGTGGTCGAGGATTTGCTGTTGTTGCTGATGAAGTACGTAAGCTAGCTGAGCAAACATCAGAAGCAACAAAAAAAGTCCGCCACACAATTGAAGGCATTGAAACGGAAACATCTCGAGTGGTACATGAGGTTCAATCGACAAAGATAATCAACGCTGAACAAAACGCTGCTGTCGAATCGACTGAACAATCGTTTAATGAAATTGAGTTAGTCGTTGGAGATATTACACGAGCTATTGATTTCATCAAAAATGAAGTACAACAGATGAATGAACGGAAAGACTTGGTTGTTGCTTCGATTGAAAACGTCGCGGCGATCTCCCAACAATCAGCCGCTGCTGCCGAAGAGGTGACCGCCTCAACAGAAGAACAGATGCGTGCCCTATCTACCGTATCTGAGTCTGCTGATATGTTATCGGATGCTAGTGAGCTATTAACAGAGCGAATGAAACGCTTTAAAGTCTAA
- a CDS encoding general stress protein: MNPNYKEFQNDEEVVREIETLKARGVDPATIFVITHDDDRTDRIADNADANTVGASEVGLGTSIKNVFRKKGDELRAKFAELGFSEAEAENLENKLDKGKVILVLKEDHPVNM; the protein is encoded by the coding sequence ATGAATCCAAACTATAAAGAATTCCAAAATGACGAAGAAGTTGTACGTGAAATTGAAACATTGAAAGCTCGAGGTGTTGACCCAGCTACAATTTTTGTCATCACACATGATGATGACCGTACAGATCGAATCGCAGATAATGCGGATGCAAACACTGTCGGAGCAAGTGAAGTAGGACTTGGCACCTCCATCAAAAATGTTTTCCGTAAAAAAGGTGATGAGCTTCGTGCAAAATTTGCTGAGCTTGGTTTTTCAGAAGCTGAGGCTGAGAACTTAGAAAATAAGTTAGATAAAGGGAAGGTTATTCTTGTCCTCAAGGAAGACCATCCAGTAAATATGTAA
- the csaA gene encoding chaperone CsaA, giving the protein MATIEDFMQLDIRVGTIQSAEPLKKARVPAIKLKIYFGEELGVKGSSAQITTRYNPEELVGKQVVAVVNFPPRRVAGFNSEVLVLGGVPQEGDVVLLQPGMNLPDGTPIQ; this is encoded by the coding sequence ATGGCGACAATAGAAGATTTTATGCAACTTGATATCAGGGTAGGAACCATTCAATCAGCAGAACCTTTAAAAAAAGCGCGTGTTCCAGCGATTAAGCTGAAAATTTATTTTGGAGAAGAGCTCGGTGTGAAGGGTTCTAGTGCTCAGATTACAACGAGGTACAATCCAGAGGAGTTAGTTGGGAAGCAGGTAGTAGCAGTAGTTAACTTCCCCCCACGACGTGTAGCAGGGTTTAATTCAGAAGTGCTAGTGCTAGGTGGGGTTCCGCAAGAGGGCGATGTTGTCTTACTTCAGCCAGGTATGAACCTGCCAGATGGAACACCAATCCAATAA
- a CDS encoding YwbE family protein has product MNGQNRSNIKIGQNVNIVLKKDQRTGALTSGVVAAILTKSPNHPHGIKVKLADGQVGRVKEILS; this is encoded by the coding sequence ATGAATGGACAAAATCGTTCCAATATAAAAATCGGGCAAAATGTAAACATTGTATTAAAGAAAGATCAACGAACTGGGGCCTTAACTAGTGGAGTCGTTGCGGCGATCCTCACTAAATCACCCAATCACCCACACGGGATTAAAGTGAAATTAGCAGATGGCCAAGTCGGTCGGGTAAAAGAGATTCTTTCTTAA
- a CDS encoding anti-sigma factor, whose protein sequence is MSDEVKCNSEDTALEKEENTNERVQHSRLRRNKWFTRLKTVFAAFGLLLLFLVVSSVVSAIYHSWGEPERVEVTRQIIDHTLTVSEPYGEYGGTSAQGGFFFNMEFTRDIQKKVGNEVVKVADFKVTSFFSQLRYPERTYYGKQSQNQPAFTYPGYDRGMSDWERLRNLPEGTVVTSYLSFSELLETSDLFANMSGKDVEVSWLAVDTGKEQNDEWYGGIIFDPIGFPNSPIWHEDDFIVDYREETKGFLFGKVISEGASSPTYQEGDVETLHQQFMKTLLFLEAHEKQSERVYSGRQLGLADRIHYLEVEGIKHYGMVVTGPTSEVLALEEEEWIEAMEIDEVELWNW, encoded by the coding sequence ATGAGTGACGAAGTTAAATGTAACTCAGAGGATACGGCGTTAGAAAAGGAAGAAAACACGAATGAGCGAGTTCAGCACAGTCGTCTACGTCGAAATAAGTGGTTCACCCGATTAAAGACCGTGTTCGCAGCCTTTGGTTTGTTGCTTCTTTTTTTAGTTGTTTCCTCGGTAGTGTCGGCAATCTATCATTCGTGGGGCGAACCTGAACGAGTAGAGGTTACAAGGCAAATTATTGATCATACGTTAACGGTTTCCGAACCATATGGTGAATACGGAGGAACGAGTGCACAGGGCGGCTTTTTCTTTAACATGGAATTTACACGAGACATCCAAAAGAAAGTCGGTAATGAGGTTGTGAAGGTGGCAGATTTTAAGGTAACGTCCTTTTTCTCGCAATTACGTTATCCTGAGCGAACATATTATGGGAAACAGTCGCAGAATCAACCAGCCTTTACTTATCCAGGCTATGACCGAGGGATGTCTGATTGGGAGCGGCTACGCAATCTACCAGAAGGGACTGTTGTGACCTCGTATCTATCCTTTAGTGAGCTGTTAGAGACGTCTGATCTATTTGCTAACATGAGTGGAAAAGATGTAGAGGTTAGTTGGTTAGCTGTTGACACTGGAAAAGAACAAAATGATGAATGGTATGGAGGAATTATCTTTGACCCTATTGGTTTCCCTAACTCTCCTATTTGGCACGAGGATGATTTTATTGTTGACTATCGAGAAGAGACGAAGGGATTTTTGTTTGGCAAGGTGATTTCAGAAGGGGCTTCATCCCCAACTTATCAAGAGGGAGATGTTGAAACCCTTCATCAGCAATTTATGAAAACGCTTCTTTTTCTAGAAGCCCATGAAAAACAGTCCGAGCGCGTTTATTCTGGTCGTCAGCTTGGTCTTGCTGACCGGATTCATTATTTAGAAGTTGAAGGAATAAAGCACTATGGCATGGTTGTGACCGGCCCAACTTCCGAAGTGTTAGCTCTTGAGGAAGAAGAGTGGATTGAGGCGATGGAAATTGATGAAGTTGAGTTATGGAACTGGTAA
- a CDS encoding putative bifunctional diguanylate cyclase/phosphodiesterase — translation MLNTIEQKTVQINQILKMLEALYDVVFLMENVNHRFKYVYFSESAINGASLTEDCIGKYMDEVYPKHINHYLEQMYKESVQKRKPVTFTDKMNVESMHQVGKSIIVPIIEQDEQVQYLICYTEKLNHENQVFDTLTGLPSIKGFKEKLLAMSQERPGQLLAVCYLKLEDYTSLSDLIGYDSIDDLTIELTNRIVRGLKKEDSILARMVKDEFIFCVYTDGEVCQIAADLQKQLAKPYVIDDMELSVSSSIGITYSKGQGQETDNLIRQAYHAMMQAKQKGGSSITVFNFNETSNQIMNNSILEKELRKAITKKELTLHYQPIVQPVTKAIHFEALLRWFSPTLGTIPPDVFILVAEDRNFIQTIDAWVIDQACAFIKKQSDPNLKVAVNVSTKTLETDDMECMLREAINKHQILVHQIEIEITEHSLLRHDQKMIDKLFRLKQAGFSIAIDDFGVSNASLNYLRVLPVNKVKIDKVFIHNMEKEEKEFHIVQSIISLAKKLGLTVTAEGVETKEQAQLLLRSNCDELQGYYFSKPVDESSLEAMKKQVKNQLQKL, via the coding sequence ATGTTAAATACGATTGAGCAAAAAACCGTTCAAATTAATCAAATCCTTAAAATGTTAGAAGCTTTATACGATGTAGTATTCTTGATGGAGAATGTGAATCATCGTTTTAAATATGTATACTTCAGTGAGAGTGCGATTAACGGAGCTTCTCTAACAGAAGATTGTATAGGGAAATACATGGATGAAGTGTACCCAAAACATATCAATCATTACCTTGAGCAAATGTATAAAGAATCCGTTCAAAAGAGGAAGCCAGTTACCTTTACAGATAAAATGAATGTCGAATCGATGCACCAAGTGGGTAAGTCTATCATCGTTCCAATTATTGAACAAGATGAGCAAGTTCAATACTTAATTTGTTATACAGAAAAGCTCAATCATGAAAATCAAGTCTTTGACACATTAACAGGCTTACCGAGTATCAAAGGATTCAAAGAAAAGCTTTTAGCGATGAGTCAAGAGCGTCCAGGCCAATTATTAGCTGTTTGCTATCTAAAATTGGAGGATTACACCTCACTGTCAGACTTAATTGGGTACGATTCGATTGATGATTTAACGATTGAACTTACGAATCGTATAGTGCGAGGGTTAAAAAAGGAAGATAGTATTTTAGCTAGAATGGTGAAGGATGAATTTATTTTTTGTGTATATACAGACGGAGAAGTGTGCCAAATCGCAGCTGATCTGCAAAAGCAACTAGCAAAGCCGTATGTTATTGACGATATGGAGTTATCTGTTTCCTCTTCTATCGGAATTACTTATAGTAAAGGACAAGGGCAAGAAACAGACAATCTAATTAGACAAGCATATCATGCGATGATGCAAGCGAAGCAAAAGGGTGGATCGTCGATTACGGTATTCAATTTTAATGAAACTAGTAACCAAATTATGAACAATAGTATTCTTGAAAAAGAGTTACGCAAAGCTATAACCAAAAAAGAGCTAACGCTACATTATCAACCGATTGTTCAGCCTGTAACAAAGGCCATTCATTTTGAGGCGTTGCTGCGGTGGTTTAGCCCAACGCTAGGGACGATCCCACCAGATGTATTCATTCTAGTCGCAGAAGATCGTAATTTCATTCAGACCATTGATGCATGGGTAATAGACCAAGCATGTGCTTTTATTAAGAAGCAGAGTGATCCTAATTTAAAGGTAGCGGTTAATGTATCAACGAAAACATTAGAAACCGACGATATGGAGTGTATGCTCAGGGAAGCGATTAATAAACATCAAATTTTGGTTCATCAAATAGAGATTGAAATTACGGAACATTCTTTATTACGACATGACCAAAAGATGATCGATAAGTTGTTTAGATTGAAGCAGGCCGGGTTCAGTATTGCTATTGATGACTTTGGAGTGAGTAATGCTTCACTTAATTATCTCCGTGTATTACCTGTTAATAAAGTGAAAATTGACAAAGTGTTTATTCATAATATGGAAAAGGAAGAGAAAGAATTTCATATTGTCCAGTCGATTATTTCACTTGCCAAGAAGCTAGGATTAACAGTGACAGCTGAAGGAGTGGAGACGAAAGAACAAGCTCAACTACTTCTTCGTTCCAACTGTGACGAGCTACAAGGGTATTATTTCAGTAAACCTGTTGATGAAAGCTCATTAGAGGCGATGAAAAAACAAGTAAAAAATCAATTGCAAAAGCTTTAA
- a CDS encoding class I SAM-dependent rRNA methyltransferase, whose translation MSETTITIKDSHIKKFRSGSPLLEKEAIQNTKPLTKEGMVINLVDKKGTFLGRGYYGRQNKGYGWILTTNEQEAIDSSFFDVRIKKALDHRSRFFQSTDTTTFRVFNGEGDGIGGLTVDYYAGFYVMTWYSEGIYGFRDLVIEALKAAPNFKGLYEKKRFDKKGTYMEDDDFVLGEKGEFPLLVQENGIHYAVYLNDGPMVGIFLDQKDVRKKIRDEYASGKTVLNTFSYTGAFSVAAVLGGASKTTSVDLANRSLPKTIEQFSVNGIDYEAQDIKVMDVFQYFKYAKRNELSFDVVILDPPSFARSKKHTFSAQKDYTSLLQEAIQITEENGVIVASTNCSIFGVKKFKGFIDQAFKQEGYRYKIEETYSLPEDFRTNKAFPEGNYLKVVFVRKLR comes from the coding sequence ATGTCAGAAACGACAATTACGATTAAAGACTCACATATTAAGAAATTTCGATCGGGCTCGCCTTTACTAGAAAAGGAAGCGATCCAAAATACAAAGCCTTTAACGAAAGAAGGCATGGTCATCAATCTTGTTGACAAAAAAGGTACTTTTTTAGGAAGAGGGTACTACGGTAGACAAAATAAAGGGTACGGCTGGATCCTAACGACAAATGAACAGGAAGCGATTGATTCAAGCTTCTTTGACGTGCGTATAAAAAAAGCGCTTGATCACCGCTCTCGTTTCTTTCAATCAACAGATACAACGACCTTTCGTGTGTTTAACGGAGAAGGAGATGGCATCGGTGGATTGACGGTTGATTATTATGCTGGGTTTTACGTTATGACTTGGTATAGTGAAGGAATCTATGGTTTCCGGGACTTGGTCATCGAAGCGCTAAAGGCAGCACCAAATTTCAAAGGGTTGTATGAGAAGAAGCGTTTTGATAAAAAAGGGACCTACATGGAGGATGATGACTTTGTGTTAGGAGAGAAGGGAGAGTTCCCTCTTCTTGTCCAAGAAAACGGTATTCATTATGCTGTGTATTTAAATGACGGTCCAATGGTAGGGATCTTCCTCGATCAAAAAGATGTTCGGAAAAAAATTCGCGATGAGTATGCATCCGGCAAGACTGTCCTCAATACGTTCTCTTATACAGGAGCGTTCTCAGTGGCTGCAGTTCTAGGTGGGGCTAGTAAAACAACGAGTGTAGATCTTGCTAATCGCAGTTTACCGAAAACGATTGAGCAATTTAGCGTCAATGGCATTGATTACGAAGCACAGGACATTAAAGTCATGGATGTTTTTCAATACTTTAAATATGCAAAACGGAACGAGCTGAGCTTTGATGTCGTTATTTTAGATCCACCTAGTTTTGCGCGGTCTAAAAAGCACACGTTTAGTGCGCAAAAAGACTATACGAGCCTATTACAAGAAGCGATTCAAATAACAGAAGAGAATGGTGTTATTGTTGCTTCAACAAATTGTAGCATCTTTGGAGTGAAGAAGTTCAAAGGCTTTATTGATCAAGCGTTTAAACAAGAAGGGTACCGTTATAAAATTGAAGAAACGTACTCCCTACCAGAGGATTTCCGTACAAATAAGGCATTCCCAGAAGGCAACTATTTAAAAGTGGTGTTTGTAAGAAAGCTACGATGA
- a CDS encoding FAD-dependent oxidoreductase, with protein sequence MSEHDQDSLPKRPEPYWRISTQLANFPPLKENMTTDVTVIGGGISGITTAYLLAKEGLEVTLLEADVLVNGTSGHTTAKITAQHDLIYDELIQHVGAEKAKLYYDANDSAIQFIRTFIKEENVACDFTDEDAYLYTTNNRGVSKLEHEYKAYQELGIPSKWVTSMPLDIPIKAGIVMHNQAQFHPIKYLAHLIKRFTEMGGKIYEQTVATDVKEGSTPTVVTRDGHKISTKYVVAASHFPFYDGAGFYFSRMHAERSYVIAAETEKEFPGGMYLSCDNPKRSLRYTDMDGKKLVIIGGEQHKAGQGMDTMYHYEALQAFGHDVFGTVTTRFRWSAQDLVTLDNIPYIGKLSRMHPNIFVATGFRKWGMTHGTVAAQVITDLVLERPSPYESLYKPSRFVADPSIKHFMSQNIDVSKHLIKGKFGTDDRKVDDLAKDEGSVVDYNGQRAGAYRDHEGSLHVVDTTCTHMRCELNWNHGDRSWDCPCHGSRFSYKGDVMEGPATKPLKVLEE encoded by the coding sequence ATGAGCGAGCATGATCAAGATTCATTACCTAAACGACCTGAACCCTACTGGCGAATTTCTACCCAGTTAGCAAACTTCCCACCACTGAAGGAAAATATGACAACGGATGTCACCGTAATTGGCGGCGGAATTTCTGGCATCACTACGGCCTACTTACTCGCCAAAGAGGGATTAGAGGTCACCCTTTTAGAAGCCGATGTTCTCGTTAACGGAACGAGTGGACATACTACAGCAAAAATAACCGCCCAGCATGACCTTATTTATGATGAACTCATTCAACATGTCGGAGCAGAAAAAGCCAAGCTTTATTACGATGCCAATGACAGCGCTATACAATTTATTCGTACGTTTATCAAAGAAGAGAACGTAGCATGTGACTTTACCGATGAAGATGCGTACTTGTACACGACAAATAACCGCGGCGTAAGTAAACTCGAACATGAATACAAAGCATATCAAGAACTTGGAATTCCATCTAAATGGGTCACCTCTATGCCTCTTGATATTCCAATTAAAGCTGGCATTGTCATGCATAACCAAGCTCAGTTTCATCCGATTAAGTATTTAGCCCACTTAATTAAACGATTTACAGAAATGGGTGGTAAAATCTATGAACAGACCGTTGCAACAGATGTCAAAGAGGGCTCCACACCTACAGTGGTTACAAGAGATGGACATAAAATCTCTACAAAATATGTCGTAGCGGCCTCTCACTTTCCTTTCTACGACGGAGCTGGATTTTATTTTTCACGCATGCATGCCGAACGTTCCTATGTAATCGCTGCTGAGACAGAAAAAGAATTTCCTGGTGGGATGTATTTAAGCTGCGATAATCCAAAACGTTCCCTTCGATACACTGATATGGACGGAAAAAAACTTGTGATTATTGGGGGCGAGCAACATAAGGCCGGGCAAGGTATGGACACGATGTATCATTACGAAGCGCTTCAAGCCTTTGGTCATGATGTGTTTGGAACGGTGACGACGCGTTTCCGTTGGTCCGCTCAAGACCTTGTCACACTTGATAACATCCCTTATATCGGCAAACTCTCTCGCATGCATCCTAATATCTTCGTCGCCACAGGGTTCCGCAAATGGGGGATGACACATGGAACAGTAGCTGCTCAGGTCATTACGGATCTTGTCCTTGAACGACCTAGTCCTTATGAATCGCTTTATAAGCCCTCGCGTTTTGTGGCAGACCCTAGTATTAAACATTTTATGTCTCAAAATATCGATGTCTCGAAGCACTTAATAAAAGGTAAATTTGGAACAGATGATCGAAAAGTAGATGATTTAGCAAAAGATGAAGGATCAGTCGTCGATTATAACGGGCAACGAGCAGGAGCATACCGAGATCACGAGGGTTCGCTTCATGTTGTTGATACAACCTGCACGCATATGCGCTGTGAACTTAATTGGAATCACGGTGACAGATCATGGGACTGCCCTTGTCACGGCTCACGCTTTTCTTATAAAGGAGATGTGATGGAAGGTCCTGCAACGAAACCATTAAAAGTATTAGAAGAGTAG
- a CDS encoding LLM class flavin-dependent oxidoreductase has translation MSTPQQPKTLTDIKFSVLDLAPVIVGGTAADAFKNTVELAQHAEKLGFERYWLAEHHNMPGIASSATSVVIGHVAAHTSSIRVGSGGIMLPNHAPLVIAEQFGTLESLFPGRIDLGLGRAPGTDQTTAYALRRDPRSNGQNFPEQLAELQDYFHPTEEKRVRAVPGEGLSIPIWLLGSSGFSAQLAGQLGLPFAFASHFSPENTLPALKVYRDHFKPSDILDEPYAMVGVNVIAADTVDEAQRLSTSMQQQFLNLIRNQPTQLQPPIEHMDGLWTPFEKQTLMKQLGSSVIGDKEVVKQKLQDFLDETGANEMMVNAQIYDHQARLRSFEIVSEVIK, from the coding sequence ATGTCTACACCACAACAACCAAAGACGTTAACAGATATTAAATTCTCTGTACTGGATTTAGCACCGGTCATTGTTGGAGGCACTGCAGCAGATGCCTTTAAAAATACAGTAGAGCTTGCTCAACATGCTGAGAAGTTAGGCTTTGAACGTTATTGGTTAGCCGAGCATCATAACATGCCAGGTATCGCCAGTTCGGCCACATCTGTCGTAATTGGTCATGTAGCAGCTCATACTTCATCGATTCGTGTAGGATCTGGTGGCATTATGCTCCCTAACCATGCTCCTCTTGTTATTGCAGAGCAGTTTGGCACACTCGAATCATTATTCCCAGGTAGAATTGATTTAGGTTTAGGACGCGCTCCTGGTACCGATCAAACTACGGCTTACGCCTTAAGAAGAGACCCTAGAAGTAACGGGCAAAATTTCCCTGAACAATTAGCAGAACTCCAAGACTACTTCCATCCAACAGAGGAGAAGCGAGTTCGCGCCGTTCCAGGGGAGGGGTTATCAATTCCAATCTGGTTGCTCGGTTCGAGTGGCTTTAGTGCACAACTTGCAGGTCAACTAGGTCTACCATTTGCCTTTGCGAGTCACTTCTCACCAGAAAACACCTTGCCTGCCCTAAAAGTATATCGTGATCACTTTAAGCCATCTGATATTCTTGATGAACCTTATGCAATGGTTGGCGTCAATGTCATCGCAGCTGACACCGTGGACGAGGCTCAACGTTTATCAACATCGATGCAACAACAATTCTTAAACCTTATCCGGAATCAACCGACTCAGCTTCAACCTCCAATCGAGCATATGGATGGGCTTTGGACTCCTTTTGAAAAACAGACTTTGATGAAACAACTCGGCTCTTCTGTCATTGGAGACAAAGAGGTCGTAAAACAGAAGTTACAAGACTTCCTAGATGAAACTGGAGCGAATGAAATGATGGTTAATGCTCAAATCTACGATCATCAAGCACGGTTACGTTCGTTTGAAATTGTATCCGAGGTCATCAAGTAA